Genomic window (Zingiber officinale cultivar Zhangliang chromosome 2B, Zo_v1.1, whole genome shotgun sequence):
gaatcgtatacctcttgtatttggtatttttacaaagaaataaaactagcatgatgcgaaaaaacattactagttatacctttcttttgaagacaaagacctcttgatcttctaccgtattcctcttctaacctcggacattgtgtgggcaacgatcttccgagatgagaaaccaccaaagcaccttcttctcctccttgcaaggttctgCCACAataagagcacctccaaggatgaagagattcaaccaccaccaatgctccaagggatactagaaaagaggcttcttttctctccttcttagatccggccaccaaagctatctccaccatgagaaggtttcggccacacaaaggagaggagaggaaagaaggggccggccacacccaaggagaaaagagaggaagggtaaaatagaggttgttcatcatgaagcctcctctaccccctcttttataatccttggtcttggcaaataagaaaaatttaataaaaacttccttaattcttttgccattgaaaaggaaaatttatttaattaaaacaattttctctattcaatttacaatggccggccactaataaaatttccaagcaaataaaaattttaaacacaaattaaaacttccttatttgcttccagaaattttataaaaatttctccaataatttttatcccttcatgattggtcaaaaggaaattttataaattaaatctttctttaaacatgtggataatttccgaaaagttatctctaaaaattaaaatctcctttcaatctataaataaggaaagatatcaaatcttttcttaatcttttgtagaaactaataaaagagaattattaattttttaaacttttaaatcatgaacatggttaaaaggaaagtttttaccaaaattaaaatcaacctttttaatctacaaataaggaaagagatttagctcttctcttaatcttttgtagaatcttataaaaagaaagatttaaatttttaaactctcttttaaatcatattatccacataagaaaaatttaaaaaataaaaatccttttattttaatttgggccggccacaccaagcttgaaccaaagctagggccggctaccttgaagcacccatgaaccaaactttggccggccctagcttggtctccaagctagcttggccggcccctatgggatgggtaagaaggtgggtataggtgggtatagtactctataattaagaggctacgataggaactgagaggaggaattggttttggtcttccgataaaattaagcatcccgtgttcaccccgaacacacaacttaattttatcaataataattcattccactagagaactattattgaactaccgcaccaatcccaaattacattttgggctccttcttattatgagtgtgttagtctccctgtgtttaagatgtcgaatgtccactaattaagtgagttactgacaactcatttaattaatatcttagtccaagagtagtaccactcaaccttatcgtcatgtcggactaagtccacctgcagggtttaacatgacaatccttatgagctccttttggggacattctcaacctagattactaggacacagtttccttctataatcaacaacacacactataagtgatatcatttcccaacttatcgggcatattgatttatcgaactaaatctcactcattgataaattgaagaaataaatatcaaatatatgtacttgttattatattaggattaagagcacacacttccataataactgaggtctttgtttctttataaagtcagtataaaagaaacgacctctaatggtcctactcaatacactctaagtgtactagtgtaattatatagttaagataaactaatacctaattacactacgacctttccaatggtttgttcctttccattttggtcgtgagctactgtttataatttataaggtactgataacatgatcctctgtgtgtgacaccacacaccatgttatctacaatataaattaattgaacaactacatttatcataaatgtagacatttgaccaatgtgattcttatttctagataaatgtttataccagaagctagacttttagtatacatcctaacacttcaGACCCCTCTGGCCTGAGCAGCCAGAGGCAAATAATGACAATCATTTATTTGCTGATGGACGAGTACCGCAGTGCGGACGACCTAGCGTCCCTCACCCCCGAGCACCAAATAAGAATCCAAGGGTCGCTCGCACAGATATGGGCCGATGCCCGAGCTCGTGCGACAGTTATCGCTCCAGGGGAACTCGCCAACAGTCACACCCAGATGTCCACTAGGTATGTATGCTgtacctttcttttcttttttgacaTCCATTCAACTCATACAATTTTACTATCATTGCAGTACTGGGTAGAGATCCTGGCTATGTGCCACGGGCTCGCATATCTGGAACATGAAGTCTAGTAGTTGCGCTCCCCGAGCGGCTAGGAGGTGGCTTCTCAGGTGCGCATGGAGCAGATGAGTGCTGAAATGACCCAACTAAAGGCCAATTTAAAGAAAAGCTCCAACCTACTAGAGGCAGAGAGGGGAAAAAGCGCCGAGCAGGCTGCTCAATTGACTCGGCTTAATAAACAGGCCACCTCCTTCGAAGCGAAGATCCACTCGGCCAACATCAAGAAGTTTCGGGTTATTGAAGACTTGGAAATCAAACATAAGGAGTTTTGGGTATTGACTCAGAACCTGAAGGAGGCGGAGGCCGCGCTGAATTCTGAGTGGGAGTGCAGGTCAGCTAATCAGTCTACAATGAAGGCCCAGCTCGACGCCAAAGATGTAGAGCTGGCCACTTTGAAGGCAGATTTAGAGGAATCCCGATCGGTGCTAGAAGTTTACCAAAGTGCGGAGTCCAACCGATTCGAGGTGCAGAAAAGGGCTTACCTCTGCTCGGATGCCTTCAATGACCAGGTCACCGATCAGGCGCTCTATCTTTTCAACCTTACCATCGACGGGACGCTTGACCAACTGAAGAGCGCCGACCATATCCCGACTAGCCTGACGAGCAAGGTTATCAGCTGAGACAAGATGACTAAGTCGCTGCCTGACGACGTACTCGACTACCTTGAGTGAGACTGCTGCGCATCTTGTCTTCTTTTTGTATTGCCCCATCTGACCTTGTAAAAACTAGTAGTGTTAATGAATAGTCGCCCGTTCGACGCTCCTTTTTATTTGATGTCGCTTCTTCTTGTCGTGCCGTTCGACACTTCCTTGTTTTATTTTCTGACTTGTTTGTCCCTGCGTTGCTGCTTAGGATTGATTAGGACTATGAATCGCTTACCATTTTGCGAAAACTTCCAAGTGTGGCTCTGTGGCCCACCAGTCGACATTTGTACTACTCATTTGGCTAAGCCATTTTTCCTTGGTCTcgtgtttatagtcgtcgctcggttGTTGAATCCACAAACTTggatttaaggtcgttgctcgaccgttGACACATGTAGATGAagatttaaggtcatcgctcgaccattgacgaataccagggtttaacgtcgccactcgacggttgaCGAAtatcagggtttaaggtcgccgctcgaccgctgatgtagaccagggtttaaggtcgtcgcttaaCCACTGATgatgataagggtttaaggtagccgctcgatcgttgatggcGTTAGGGGTTTAAGGTAGTCGTTTGACCGTTGGTGAGGACtaaggtttaacgtcgccgctcaacggttgatgaaaactagggtttaacatcgtcgctcgacaATTGTAATgtgtagacaagggtttatagtcgctgctcaacTTTTAACTTGGCCAATCGACTCAAGAGTCTAGATAACTTGTGTTTTTATTCATATTTGTCCTGCATCCAGAAGGCACACATACACGTATACAAGTACATCTATATTTACTTATGCATCTCTCACCCGACCCTATAGAGTTGGAGATGATTCGTGCTTCATGGCCGCTTGAGTCATCTTCCGTCTTCATCCTCTAGGTAGTAGGCTCTTGAGCGGAATTTCTGCACGACCTTATAAGGTCCCACACATGGCGCCTTGAGCTTGGTGATGTCGTTGACTGACTTTATTCTCTTCCACACCAGGACACCGACttggaaggacctcgggatcaccctttgattgtaattctgcttcatccgcTGTCGATATGCCATCAGCCAAACGGTAGCCTTATCCCACATCTCGTCCACCAAATCGAGCTTCATGAGTCTCCGCTCGGCGTTCCTCTCGTCGTAGAGTTGCACCCGGTCGGATTCTACTCTGACCTCCATGGGGACCACCGCTTCACACCTATACACCAGATGAAATAGTGTTATGCCGGTCGCCTCCTTTAGAGTCATGTGGAGGGCCCACAAAACATTGGGTAGCACGTTGACCCAGTTGCCTCCTGCATGATCAAGCCGAGCTCGTAGGTCTTTAAGGATCTCCTGATTGGTGACTTCCGTCTGGCCATTTCTTTGGGGGTAGGCCATAGAGGTGAAGTCCTActggatgtcatagccttcgcCCCACTCCCTGAGTCTCCGCCTAGCGAACTACCTCTTGTTGTCTTAGACGAGccagcgagggatgccgaactgacataggatgttctgccagatgaacttGATAATCATCTATTCACTTATTTTAGCTAGGGTctcgacctccacccactttgagaagtaattCACCGTGACAAGCAGGAATCTTCGCTGAGTGGTCGCAATGGGGAACGACctaacgatgtccatgccccattggtcgaacgagcaAGACACCGtggacgccttcatctcctcggtcgatCGATGCGGGATGTTGTGATACTTTTGACAGGACAGACATGCGGCTACTGTCTGAGAGGCATCTTCTTggagagtgggccaaaaatattctgTCAGGAGCATTTTTCGATCTAACGAACGAACGCCCGGATGACTcccacaggagccttggtgcacttcctgaaTGATGTACTCTGCATCCTCTGGTCCAATGCACTTGAGCAGGGGCCTGGAGAAGACTCTCTTATATAGTTGATCCCCGACCAAGGTGAATCGTCTGACTCTCTTTTTCAATAAGCGAGCCTCTTCCTGATCAGAAGGTGTGGTGGTCGATCGGAGGAACTCTATCAGTGtcatcctccagtcgctcgggaaaGTTATCCCTTCCATCCTATCGATATGCACCACCAATGAGACTTGATCGATCAACCACTCTATCACGATTGGTGACAATAAACTGGCTAACTTCACTAACTCATCCGTGACTTGATTCTCTGTCCGTGGAATCTTCTGTATAAGGACTTCTTGGAAATTCACTTTCAGCTTCTTGAAGGCTTCTACGTATAGCTTGAGTCGGGTGCTGGCTATCTTGAATGTTCCTGATAGCTATTGAGCGGTTAACTGAGAGTCCGAGTGAATCAGGACTTTTGTGGCTCcgacatgccgtgctgcctgtaagCCGACTATCAATGCTTAATATTCAGCTTCGTTATTGGTGACCTGATAATCCAACCACACGGAAAGCTACATTCGATCATCCCGTGGTGAAATTAGTACTGTATGCTAATCCCGCTGCCTTGTCGGGTGGAAGAATCGttgacatatattctccaagttacTTTCGGCTCGGCGTTTTGGATCTCTGTGATGAAATCAGCCAAGGCCTGAGCTTTGATCGTCGTTCGGGTCTGATATTGTATGTCGAATTCACTTAGCTCGGCTGCCCACTTGATCAACCGACCTGACACCTCTGGGTTGGGGAGGACTCTTCCTAGGGCACTATTGGTCATCACTACGATTGGATGCACCAGGAAGTATGTGCGGAGTCTCCGAGCGGCTAGCACCAACACATAAGCTAACTTTTCAAAACAGGTGTAGCGAGATtctacatctttcaatatatggctcaaaAAATACACAGACTATTGTTCGTGGCCATTCTGCCTAACTAATGTCGAACCAATCACATACTCGGTGGATGATAGGTAGATCAGAGGGGCTTACCAACGCTCGGCTTAGCTAACACATGCAAGGAGTTAAGGTATTCCTTgagctcttccaatgcccggtcacACTCGGCGTCccattggaactttgtagctCGACGCAGCACCTTGAAGAACTGATGACTTCGGTCGGATAACTTGGAGATGAACTTAGACAGTACGGTGATCCGCCCGATCAACCGTTGGGCCTCGTTCAAGCTACGAGGCGGAGGCATGTCTTGTAGCACCTTCACCTTGCTCGGATTCGCCTCGATGCCCCGTTCGGTGACAATGTATCCGAGGAAGCGACCACTTTTTGCGTTGAACATACATTTACTCGGGTTTAGCTTTATCCCGTATTCCCTTAAGGTTCAACATGTTTCTTCAATATATGCACATAGATCAGAAGttcggagggattttattaatatgtcatcgacatatacctccatgttgcggccgatctgcctctggaacaccttgttcattagCCTCTGCATGTTATGCAGTGCtggcgttctttagtccgaacgacatgatGTTGTAGCAGTATGTTCTGTCGGCCATGATGAAGCTGACATTTTCTCGATTCTCTCGGGCGAACGTCAGTTGGTGGTAGCCCTGGTAcacgtcgagcatgcaaatcaacTCGCAACCCGCCGTAAAGTCCACTATCTAATCGATCCTCGACAACAGATAGAAGTCCTTCAAGAATACTTTGTTCAAGTTGCGGAGGTCGATGCATACCTACCATTTGTTGCTCGCCTTGGAGACCAACACGACATTAGTGAGCCAGCTGAGGAATTGGACTTCCTGTATATGGCCGACCTCTAACAATTTCTCTATCTCCGTTCGGATGATCATGTTTTGTTCGATGCTGAagttccttttcttttgcttcaccGGCCAAGCGTCCGATTGGACGTGAAGCTCGTACTGAGCCATGCTTGGGGAGATACCGAGAAGCTCATATGGTGACCAGGTGAACACATCATAGCTCTGTCTAAGGAAGGCGACCAGCTCTGCCTTCCTCGCACTCTCCAGATCGGCAACAATAAAGGTGGTTGCCTCCGACCAATTAGGGTGGATCTGAATCTCCtcattttcttcataaaccaacatAGGAGGTCTCTCCGTGATAGTGTTCACCTCTAAGCGTGGATTTTTCCGAGTGGCTCTTGCTTCtgatttgaccatctcgacgtaacatcgcCGAGAGGCCAACTGGTCACCTTGAACCTCACGTACCTTGTTGTCCATCGAGAATTTAATCTTCTGGCAATAAGTGGACACCATCGCTCGAAACTTGTTGAGGGCCGGTCgacccaatatgacgttgtaggccgacggtgcgtttaccacaatgaagtttgtggtcttTGTTCTCTTTAGTGGCTCCTCTCTTAGCAAGATGGCCAACCTAGCTTAGCCGAGCGGCaacacttcattgcccgtgaaaccATAGAGTGGGGTCGTCATGGGTAGCAACTCACTTCAGTCCATTTGCAGCTCATGGAActccttcttgaatatgatgttcatCGAGCTCTCTGTGTCAACAAAGGtttggtgaatagtgtaattggcgatTACCGCTTGGATGATCAGAGCATCGTCGTGTGGGATCTCCACTCCCTTTGAGTCTTTAGGgctgaagctgatctcgggtccctcAACCCTCTCTTTGTTGCAGCCCACGCGTGAATCTCGAgccaccactacaacaaaaataacttTTCGCAGCGCGCAATTATGCTATCCGCAGCGCGCATCGCATGCTGCACAACTCCATGCTGTTAAAAGTCATAAAGCATTCACAGCGTGCGGCCGCGCGCTGCGGTAAATTGCATTCGCAGCGCACAATGGCGTGCTGCGATAAATTGCATTCGCAGCGCGCTACCGTGCGCTGCGGTTAATtgcatataaaataaaaaaatatatatataccacACATATAATTATCAATATCGTACAATTATCATTAAAGGCATAACTGTGTTACaagcatataaaaataaaaataaataaatatcataattTTCTTTCCAATAGGAAAATTGTGTTACAGGTTTATaaggtaaaaaaattataaacaataaGTCTTTCCTCTCCTTCTATGCCTCTCTGAAGTAGTGCAAGTAGTTCAAAATCCACATTGATTCTGATTGCTGCATTGATACGGAGCAAGCACAACCTGTGAAGCCACAAAGGGATGTGAAAATGGGAAAGAAACTCAAGTTAAATATGAAAATGCACATTCACTATATTGTATACGGTTTTCACTGTGGGCCTTCATAAACTTAAAGTATAACTCCATTAATATATAAAAGACATCATATTTAGATATGCAACACTTACTAAATGTGGGAAGTCAAAGGAAGTGCAGCACAACCAATAATCACCTACATATTGAACTATCAGTTAAGAATGGGAAGAATATTCCACACGTGTGACTTAACAGAAATACAGAATGTACCTATGAAACTAATCAAAAGCATGATTAACACTTACAGGTTTGGGAGCTTTAAGTTTCATCAGAAGAttgacacaaaaaaaaaaaagggaaacaaGAGATGGTGTTGGGGTGTCAAATATCAGGGAGGCAAAGTTTAACTTCATCATGGTAGCAAGTCATTCTAGCTCCAACTGCAATTTGTGTATGAGCATACTTTTCAAGAGTTTGACCTTGTTCCTTTGGAAACACAGCCCGAGCAACCAAACAACAAAACATTAATGATAAGAGAGAGGCAACTAAACAAATATAGGTTTCCACAAAAggatattttaaaagaaattaatgATATATTGTTCTgctaaataataacatgcaagcAAAAATAGTagctaatttgatttaattttccaAAATAACAACCtgtgacaaaaaaaaataacaaacaaacaaatatgcAAAACAACTATAATAAGCTTACAACTTGAAATAACTAAGATACACACTTTCTATAAATCACTACATATACATGAAAGAATAACCTTAAAAAGTGTGTTTTTCACCTAAGAGAGCCACCATGATAGCCAATAGAGAATGTTCACAATTGCCCATTcataaaattcaagagatgacaCAGAGAAGCTTTAAGAATCAGGAAGAGTAATGTTTTGTAAAGAAAATATGACAACAATACTAGCAAAGTAGCACCTCTAATTTAGAAACATTATGCTTTTAAGTAAAGTGAATAGACAAATCTACTGAACTTCAGGATGTGTTAAAGCAAGATTGCAGATTGAATGTTGATAAATAGCAGACAAAATACTACTTACATGGCCACTAAAGTCAGGATGATCTTCTCTAGCTGGAATTAACACATTCCTACAAAAACCCATCACAAAAACCACACTTCTACCAATGCTCTACCTTCTTCAATCTTAGTCATAAGCTCCAAAAGAAAACATTGCATAAATTCCACCAAGCTTCATCATATCACCAAAGCAAACAAAATCTAAAAGCTGAGAAAACCACAGCATGCCAGGCTTTGCCTTCAGACCAACAGAAACACAAAACACCAACACCAAAAGGAATAATGCAAGAATATCAATATATGCACAAAGAAAACCTCCAATACAAAACCTCTGTGAAATATAAAGTCCGGCAAACATCTCAAGGAAATCCCAATCCATAAGAAAACCATCCGACAACATACATTATTTCCTATAGAGCATGCAAAGAATACCATTATAAACACTAAGTAAACCTCCAATATAAATCTGCAATCTAAAAAAACCAAAACATGCCAAACAACATGCTTGATTTTGATGCCACAATCAATCCAAAAAACCTCCCACATTACACTTGTACTCATATTCAAGCCATTCACAAAAATTTTGCCAAACTCTCAACGCCATCAAATTGAAAGAACCTTCTATAGCTCAAAACTCAAACGAAAGAAATAAACATACGAATCATCAAACTTGTGTCTCTTGTTGGGCTTGCTGTGGACCGGCACGTGTGCGCCACACCTGGGGCACCGCGGCGCCGCCGCCGAGACGAGCACATAGAGGAAGCAAACCAGGCATCTGCCGATGACCATTGTCACCGCGGGCAGTGGCTCCTAATCACCCACTGCCATTCGCTTTGTCGAGGAGGTTTTGCTAGCCCACGACGAGGAGAGTAGCGAGGGGGAGCCGTCGGGATGCGGGTTCTCGCGCCCGGTGCGCTCGAGGGTGAACTGCACCTTGTCGAGAGTGCAAATGCTCAGGTACCAGGAGTGCGGTGCTCGGACGTCCAGATCCAAGGAGAAGAGGCTGCAGAGAAGATGTATTTCGAGGATTTGGTGTTCGCGGAGAAGAGGGTGCGGAGAAGAGGGTTTTCGAGAGAAGGGTTTCGACGGTGAGGCTTTTTGACGGAAGATGGTTTACGAGGAGGGTTCGGGAAgcaaagtttttattttttttttaggttttatGAAAGGTTTAGgggattaaaattttaattttttttttaaagattattaaCAGCATGCAACCGCATGctgttaatattttaataataattatttacgaCGTGTATTTTTTGCATGCCGTCAATAATATAATTATAGTAATATTAACAGCGCGTTCTGTACGctgttaatattaagttttaacagtTCACTCTGTATGCTGTAGAAAAATTTATTGACAATGTACATTTTATGCACGCTGtcatttgtataaatattatactatCCGCAGCGCACATAATTAGGTGCGctgtaaaaactattattaacagcGTACTTTAACTGCATGTCGTTGATGATGCGCTGCggaaagtcatatttgttgtagtgcACCGAGCGTGCGACTTTCTCGCTCGGTTGGAATCACCACCGGTTGACCCTCCAGTGATCATTCTTATTTACCCCAAGTGGCGTTGctcctattctcctcctctcgacCTGAAAGCCGGTTCCGCTCGGCAGAGGCTTGGGAAGGACTTCGATTGTTCCTTCGCTGGGGCTGATGGTGGCGTGGCTCGACTGTcgtcctttcttcttctcttcgacGAGTTGATCGACGCTTGTGTCACCGATCGGGAGATGGGGATCGACGATGATATCCTTGCGGGACCAACCTGCTAGCTGTTAGGTCGTAACAGTCTAGGATTCTGTGTGTTaccgactggtggaaggagcagaacatcggcgtCCACACCTTGCCTTTTGCAGCCTTTGGGCGAGCGGCTGCCGCATGCTGCACGCTTTGTGCCCTGGGCTCATGGTGTGGTTGGGCTCCTCTCGATCGAGGCCCTTTAGGGGGTTGATGGCTACTTGGCTATCGCTGTTCAGATGCTCCTGTGGGCTCAGCGGGAGTCTCCCTTTTCCTTGCCACCTAGGCTTCTTCCATGTTGATATATTTGGTGACCTTCTTTTATAGGTGGCCGAAGTCCCTCAGTCGAATGAGCGGCCGGAAGAACTCCCCTTTGGTGAGGCCTTGGGTGAAGGTGTTCACCAACACATCTGAGGAGAC
Coding sequences:
- the LOC122048779 gene encoding uncharacterized protein LOC122048779 is translated as MAYPQRNGQTEVTNQEILKDLRARLDHAGGNWVNVLPNVLWALHMTLKEATGITLFHLVYRCEAVVPMEVRVESDRVQLYDERNAERRLMKLDLVDEMWDKATVWLMAYRQRMKQNYNQRVIPRSFQVGVLVWKRIKSVNDITKLKAPCVGPYKVVQKFRSRAYYLEDEDGR